In one Acidobacteriota bacterium genomic region, the following are encoded:
- a CDS encoding response regulator, with product MKKKILVVDDDFDLLEQMTVILTAAGYEVAGAEGRAAAEEKLLGFKPDLAILDLMMEEKDSGFVLSHQIHNLYPGTPLILLTAVAGATGLSFSALYPEAQSWIKVDRILDKPVRPEQLRSEVRRLLREPAADAAGGHT from the coding sequence GTGAAAAAGAAGATACTGGTCGTGGACGATGATTTCGATCTCCTCGAACAAATGACGGTGATCCTGACGGCCGCGGGATACGAAGTCGCGGGCGCGGAGGGGCGCGCGGCGGCCGAGGAGAAGCTGCTCGGGTTCAAGCCGGACCTGGCCATCCTCGATCTGATGATGGAGGAGAAGGATTCCGGCTTCGTGCTCAGCCACCAGATTCACAACCTGTACCCCGGCACGCCCCTCATCCTGCTGACGGCCGTCGCCGGGGCCACGGGGCTGTCCTTCTCGGCGCTCTACCCGGAGGCGCAGTCGTGGATCAAGGTGGACCGGATCCTGGACAAGCCGGTGCGGCCGGAGCAGTTGAGGTCGGAGGTGCGCCGGCTGCTGCGGGAACCCGCCGCCGACGCGGCGGGCGGCCACACATAG
- a CDS encoding 4Fe-4S binding protein — MQAACFVQTIRERCRVCYTCVRECPAKAIGISDGQARVIPERCIGCGNCARVCSQGAKQVLDGTRDVAELLGSHGAVAAVIAPSFAAEFEECPPEAVVGMVRALGFRHVHEVGFGADLVARGYRELLESSPGNRYIASTCPALVGYVERYYPDLVPRLAPIVSPMVATARVLRTLYGPGVPVVFIGPCIAKKGEAAGQEVEGEVAAVLTFAEFRQMLSSAGITPGAVAPGDFDPPWSGPGGLFPISRGLLQAADIREDLMQGEIMATDGRTNFVEAIQAAESNSLDVRLLEVLCCNGCIMGAGMTVDTTLFWRRNLVGRYVKNRWRGERQDRWESDMERFGDVDLARRFTPYDQRIAQPSREEVTAILARMGKLRPEDELNCGACGYDTCVEHAIAIHRHLAETEMCLPYTIEKLRDTNQQLEESHEQLVSTQEALMHSERLASMGQLAAGVAHEVNNPLGIVLMHAHMLLEEAGEKTEWKEDLDMIAEQADRCKKIVMRLLHFARQNKAVLRTVDLGELLRHAVKAYPFPAHIQARVETPIEDPVVDLDPDQINQVLTNLFGNACDAMPDGGAVLVTAEGDADGVRFSVADTGIGVPKDNQSKIFEPFFTTKQIGKGTGLGLAVTYGIVKMHRGDITMVSNSDPSAGPTGTQFTVRLPRRSRDE; from the coding sequence ATGCAGGCGGCTTGTTTCGTACAGACGATCAGGGAGCGCTGCCGCGTATGTTACACGTGCGTGCGCGAGTGCCCCGCCAAAGCCATCGGCATCTCCGACGGCCAGGCCCGCGTGATCCCCGAACGCTGCATAGGGTGCGGCAACTGCGCCCGGGTGTGCAGCCAGGGGGCCAAGCAGGTGCTCGACGGGACCCGTGACGTGGCCGAGCTGCTCGGAAGCCACGGCGCGGTGGCCGCCGTCATCGCCCCCAGTTTCGCCGCCGAGTTCGAGGAATGCCCCCCCGAGGCCGTCGTCGGGATGGTGCGCGCCCTGGGCTTCCGCCACGTTCACGAGGTCGGGTTCGGCGCCGATCTCGTGGCCCGGGGATACCGGGAGCTGCTCGAGAGTTCCCCCGGCAACCGCTACATCGCCTCCACCTGCCCGGCGCTGGTCGGGTACGTCGAAAGGTACTATCCCGACCTGGTCCCCAGGCTGGCACCCATCGTCTCCCCGATGGTGGCGACCGCGCGCGTGCTCCGGACTCTCTACGGCCCCGGGGTCCCGGTCGTGTTCATCGGGCCCTGCATCGCCAAGAAGGGGGAGGCGGCCGGGCAGGAGGTGGAGGGCGAGGTCGCCGCGGTGCTGACGTTCGCCGAGTTCCGCCAGATGCTCTCGAGCGCCGGGATCACGCCCGGCGCGGTGGCTCCGGGGGATTTCGATCCCCCCTGGAGCGGTCCCGGGGGCCTTTTCCCCATCAGCCGGGGATTGCTGCAGGCGGCCGATATCCGGGAAGACCTGATGCAGGGCGAGATCATGGCCACCGACGGGCGGACCAATTTCGTCGAAGCGATCCAGGCGGCCGAATCCAACAGCCTGGACGTGCGCCTGCTCGAGGTCCTCTGCTGCAACGGCTGCATCATGGGGGCGGGCATGACGGTCGACACCACCCTGTTCTGGCGCCGGAACCTGGTGGGCCGGTACGTCAAGAACCGCTGGCGGGGGGAGCGGCAGGATCGGTGGGAGTCCGACATGGAGCGCTTCGGCGACGTCGACCTCGCGCGCAGGTTCACCCCCTACGACCAGCGCATCGCGCAGCCCTCACGGGAGGAGGTGACGGCCATCCTCGCGCGCATGGGGAAGCTCAGGCCGGAGGACGAACTCAACTGCGGCGCGTGCGGCTACGACACCTGCGTCGAGCACGCCATCGCCATCCACCGGCACCTGGCCGAAACCGAGATGTGCCTGCCGTACACCATCGAGAAGCTCCGGGACACCAACCAGCAGCTCGAGGAGTCCCACGAGCAGCTGGTCAGCACGCAGGAAGCGCTGATGCACTCCGAAAGGCTCGCCAGTATGGGGCAGCTGGCCGCCGGGGTGGCCCACGAGGTCAACAACCCTCTCGGCATCGTCCTGATGCACGCCCACATGCTGCTCGAGGAGGCCGGGGAGAAGACGGAGTGGAAGGAAGACCTCGACATGATCGCGGAGCAGGCGGACCGCTGCAAGAAGATCGTGATGCGGCTGCTCCACTTCGCCCGCCAGAACAAGGCGGTCCTGCGGACGGTGGACCTCGGCGAACTGCTGCGGCACGCGGTCAAGGCCTACCCCTTTCCCGCCCATATCCAGGCGCGGGTGGAGACCCCGATCGAGGACCCCGTGGTCGACCTCGACCCCGACCAGATCAACCAGGTCCTGACCAACCTGTTCGGCAACGCCTGCGACGCGATGCCGGACGGCGGGGCCGTCCTGGTGACCGCCGAAGGGGACGCGGACGGGGTCCGCTTCTCCGTCGCCGACACCGGCATCGGGGTGCCGAAGGACAACCAGTCCAAGATCTTCGAGCCCTTCTTCACCACCAAGCAGATCGGGAAGGGGACCGGGCTGGGGCTTGCCGTTAC